In Deltaproteobacteria bacterium, a single window of DNA contains:
- the selB gene encoding selenocysteine-specific translation elongation factor: MPYIIGTAGHIDHGKTSLIKALTGADTDRLKEEKERGISIDLGFAHLPLPDGGEAGIVDVPGHERFIRNMLAGAHGIDLVLFTVAADDGVMPQTEEHLDIVHLLGVRTALFVITKVDLVSEARVREVEEEIEILTFETALEGSPVVHFSAVSGHGLEQVRSGIHALLERIDRPAPSGFFRLPVDRVFVLQGHGVIVTGTGLAGEVRTGDHVHAVPGGQKFRVRSIQVHGHSVEAAGWGQRVALNLTGQERGALERGHMICHEELTLASTRFDAHLEVRPAAAKGIKNHQRVRIHLGTAERMGKLVFLGDIEKVEPKETVYCQVLLTEPLLVMRGDHFIVRDETAQKTLGGGEVVDPRARRHRRREQDVEQRLHTLHQGDTPDMIRSFLEGDAGLATSLDAIGQFLNLKRDETRAWLERTEGLRAFDSERERVYTTEGKWHRFRERLRTALEEFHQGHPLAPGMDLEEVRARLAGGVSARLFRDLADLLSSEGVCVREGNHLRLPGHRVEMGAREKSLSVEITAALGKNPLAPPYLKELEKALGAERPKLNEVIRVMERQGEIVRVTTELYYLKDSIDRIKADLYSYFETHEEMSAATFRDILQSSRKYTIPVLEHFDRTGVTMRVGDVRKLKPGRS, from the coding sequence ATGCCGTACATCATCGGAACCGCCGGACACATCGACCACGGCAAGACGAGCCTCATCAAGGCCCTTACCGGCGCGGACACGGACCGCCTCAAGGAGGAGAAGGAGCGCGGCATCTCCATCGACCTGGGCTTCGCGCACCTGCCGCTGCCCGACGGCGGCGAGGCCGGCATCGTCGACGTGCCCGGCCATGAGCGCTTCATCCGCAACATGCTCGCCGGTGCCCACGGCATCGACCTCGTGCTGTTCACGGTGGCCGCGGACGACGGCGTGATGCCGCAGACCGAGGAACACCTGGACATCGTCCACCTGCTGGGCGTGCGCACCGCCCTGTTCGTCATCACCAAGGTGGACCTGGTGTCCGAGGCGCGGGTGCGCGAGGTGGAGGAGGAGATCGAGATCCTCACCTTCGAGACCGCGCTGGAAGGCTCGCCGGTGGTGCATTTCTCGGCGGTATCCGGGCACGGGCTGGAACAGGTGCGAAGCGGCATCCACGCGCTGCTGGAGCGCATCGACCGGCCCGCCCCCAGCGGGTTCTTCCGGCTCCCGGTGGACCGGGTGTTCGTGCTCCAGGGCCACGGGGTCATCGTCACCGGCACCGGGCTGGCGGGGGAAGTGCGCACGGGCGACCACGTGCACGCGGTTCCCGGCGGGCAGAAGTTCCGGGTGCGCAGCATCCAGGTGCACGGACACTCGGTGGAAGCCGCGGGCTGGGGCCAACGCGTGGCCCTCAACCTGACGGGTCAGGAGCGCGGCGCCCTGGAACGCGGCCACATGATCTGCCACGAGGAGCTGACCCTGGCGTCGACGCGGTTCGACGCGCACCTGGAGGTGCGCCCCGCGGCCGCCAAGGGCATCAAGAACCACCAGCGCGTGCGCATCCACCTGGGAACCGCCGAGCGCATGGGCAAGCTCGTCTTCCTGGGGGACATCGAGAAGGTCGAGCCCAAGGAGACGGTCTACTGCCAGGTGCTGCTCACCGAACCGCTGCTGGTGATGCGCGGCGACCACTTCATCGTGCGCGACGAGACCGCCCAAAAGACCCTGGGCGGGGGCGAGGTGGTGGACCCGCGGGCACGACGCCACCGGCGCCGGGAGCAGGACGTGGAGCAGCGCCTCCACACGCTGCACCAGGGCGACACGCCCGACATGATCCGGAGCTTTCTGGAGGGTGACGCCGGCCTCGCCACCAGCCTCGACGCCATCGGCCAGTTCCTCAACCTGAAGCGCGACGAGACCCGCGCATGGCTGGAGCGCACCGAGGGACTGCGTGCCTTCGATTCCGAGCGCGAGCGCGTCTACACCACCGAGGGGAAATGGCACCGTTTCCGCGAGCGGCTGCGCACGGCCCTGGAGGAGTTTCACCAAGGCCATCCGCTGGCGCCGGGCATGGACCTGGAGGAGGTGCGGGCGCGGCTCGCCGGGGGCGTGTCGGCACGGCTCTTCCGCGACCTGGCGGACCTTTTGTCGAGCGAGGGCGTGTGCGTCCGCGAAGGCAACCACCTGCGCCTGCCCGGCCACCGCGTGGAGATGGGAGCGCGGGAGAAGTCGCTGTCCGTGGAGATAACCGCCGCGCTGGGCAAGAATCCTCTGGCCCCGCCCTACCTGAAGGAGCTGGAGAAGGCGCTGGGGGCGGAGCGCCCGAAACTGAACGAGGTCATACGAGTGATGGAGCGGCAGGGAGAGATCGTTCGGGTGACCACCGAACTCTATTACCTCAAGGATTCGATTGACAGGATCAAGGCCGATTTATATAGCTATTTCGAGACCCACGAGGAGATGAGCGCGGCGACCTTTCGAGACATCCTGCAATCGAGCCGCAAGTACACCATTCCCGTGCTGGAGCACTTCGACCGCACCGGCGTGACCATGCGGGTGGGCGATGTGAGAAAGCTCAAGCCGGGGAGAAGCTGA
- a CDS encoding MFS transporter — protein sequence MTPSPSPSPRRWFYLFITTLAQTALATIHMGIPTLVPLIQKELSLNLTEVGILVSMINVGVVAAVLAAGKAADRYGERRIIGYGTVACGVLVLTVLFTRDFPGLLILFLLLGIPIATGTPAGTKAIAGWFPDRERGTAMGIRQTGIPLGGTIAALTLPSLGLVYGWRPALSVVGVITVATGVLVLLFYREPERARIADGAAPAVGIRELIRRGDIWAGAFYAAVLAGCQWCYISYIELYLTEDVFFSLVFAAALLAVGQACGGAGRIGFGIVSDRVFYGRRVPVLMMLALLGTAAGLATAFLSPGMPWWLVAVVVSLLGLGTMSWQGLYLALVAKVVGTRVAGVAIGLTNTVAFVGVVVLPPAFGFIADYTGSYEMAWIAMALAIAVPLPFLWRVREDSL from the coding sequence GTGACACCCTCTCCCTCACCGTCACCCCGGCGCTGGTTCTACCTGTTCATCACGACGCTGGCGCAGACCGCGCTGGCGACCATCCACATGGGCATCCCGACGCTGGTGCCCCTCATCCAGAAGGAACTCTCGCTGAACCTCACCGAGGTCGGCATCCTCGTTTCGATGATCAACGTCGGTGTCGTGGCCGCGGTGCTCGCCGCGGGCAAGGCGGCGGACCGCTATGGCGAGCGGCGCATCATCGGTTACGGCACGGTGGCCTGCGGCGTGCTTGTGCTCACGGTTCTCTTCACCCGGGACTTCCCCGGGCTCCTGATCCTCTTCCTGCTCCTGGGGATACCCATCGCCACCGGAACCCCGGCCGGCACCAAAGCCATCGCCGGCTGGTTCCCGGACCGCGAGCGCGGCACCGCCATGGGCATCCGCCAGACAGGGATTCCCTTGGGCGGCACCATCGCGGCGCTCACGCTGCCGTCCCTGGGCCTGGTTTACGGCTGGCGTCCGGCGCTGTCCGTGGTGGGCGTGATCACGGTGGCCACCGGCGTGCTGGTGCTGCTGTTCTACCGGGAACCGGAGCGGGCGCGGATCGCGGACGGCGCGGCGCCCGCGGTGGGGATACGGGAGCTCATCCGGCGCGGGGACATCTGGGCGGGAGCGTTCTACGCCGCGGTGCTCGCCGGCTGCCAGTGGTGCTACATCAGCTACATCGAGCTGTATCTCACCGAGGACGTGTTCTTCTCGCTGGTCTTCGCCGCCGCGTTGCTGGCGGTGGGACAGGCCTGCGGCGGCGCCGGCCGCATCGGCTTCGGCATCGTCAGCGACAGGGTCTTCTACGGGCGGCGCGTGCCGGTGCTCATGATGCTGGCGCTGCTCGGCACCGCCGCCGGCTTGGCCACGGCCTTTCTGTCGCCCGGGATGCCCTGGTGGCTCGTCGCCGTGGTGGTCTCGCTCCTCGGCCTCGGCACCATGAGCTGGCAGGGACTGTACCTAGCCCTGGTCGCCAAGGTAGTCGGCACCCGCGTCGCCGGCGTCGCCATCGGACTGACCAACACCGTCGCCTTCGTCGGCGTGGTGGTGCTGCCCCCGGCCTTCGGCTTCATCGCCGACTACACGGGGTCCTACGAGATGGCCTGGATTGCCATGGCCTTGGCCATCGCCGTGCCCCTGCCGTTCTTGTGGAGGGTCAGGGAGGATTCGCTGTAG
- the selD gene encoding selenide, water dikinase SelD: MEPIRLTQEVKAAGUAAKLGPADLVQVLHQLPKFASPDLLVGTETADDAGVFQLRPDLAIVNTVDFFTPIVDDPYMFGQIAATNSLSDVYAMGGVPVTALNIVCFPKGKMDIEVLGEVLRGGADKVKESGAVVVGGHSIIDEEIKYGLAVTGTVHPDRILRNIGAHEGDVLVLTKALGTGIATTAVKRGNVSQASIDQAIASMAALNKYAAEVMGDFDVHACSDITGYGLLGHGLEMTLDGSVSITFEAARLPVLPDVAQLAEAGGNLTGGCKRNREWLDDKTIIGDSVSDALAEVALDPQTSGGLLIAVAEKDGEALVKALVDRDVPAAAIVGHVTGREEYGVRLA; encoded by the coding sequence ATGGAACCCATCCGCCTGACGCAGGAAGTCAAGGCCGCCGGTTGAGCTGCCAAGCTCGGCCCCGCCGACCTGGTGCAGGTCCTGCACCAACTGCCCAAATTCGCATCCCCTGATCTGCTGGTAGGAACCGAGACGGCGGACGACGCCGGCGTGTTCCAGTTGCGTCCCGATCTGGCCATCGTCAACACGGTGGACTTCTTCACGCCCATCGTCGACGACCCCTACATGTTCGGCCAGATCGCCGCCACCAACTCCTTGAGCGACGTTTACGCCATGGGTGGCGTGCCCGTCACGGCCCTCAACATCGTCTGCTTCCCCAAGGGGAAGATGGACATCGAGGTGCTGGGCGAGGTGCTGCGCGGCGGCGCCGACAAGGTGAAGGAGTCCGGCGCCGTCGTCGTCGGCGGCCACTCCATCATCGACGAGGAGATCAAGTACGGGCTGGCGGTGACCGGCACCGTGCACCCGGATCGCATCCTGCGCAACATCGGCGCCCATGAGGGCGACGTGCTGGTTCTTACCAAGGCCCTGGGCACCGGCATCGCCACCACCGCCGTCAAGCGCGGCAACGTCTCCCAGGCGAGCATCGACCAGGCCATTGCCTCCATGGCCGCCCTCAACAAGTACGCCGCCGAAGTCATGGGAGACTTCGACGTCCACGCCTGTTCCGACATCACCGGCTACGGCCTCCTGGGCCACGGGCTGGAGATGACCCTCGACGGCAGCGTCAGCATCACCTTCGAGGCCGCCCGGCTGCCCGTTCTCCCGGACGTCGCCCAACTCGCCGAAGCCGGCGGCAACCTCACAGGCGGCTGCAAGCGCAACCGCGAATGGCTCGACGACAAGACCATCATCGGCGACAGCGTCTCCGACGCCCTCGCGGAAGTCGCCCTCGACCCCCAGACCTCCGGCGGCCTGCTCATCGCCGTGGCGGAAAAGGACGGCGAGGCGCTGGTCAAGGCGCTGGTGGACCGCGACGTACCCGCGGCCGCCATCGTCGGGCATGTGACCGGGCGGGAGGAGTATGGGGTGCGGTTGGCGTGA
- a CDS encoding PIN domain-containing protein: MIHLDTSFLIGALDQGSPQDRSLRRWVGDGETLAVSAVAWSEFLCGPFTRADLELARQVIGIYRDFTPDHAAIAARLFSEAGRRRGSLPDCMIAASAMADSAPIATANEADFRRFEDAGLILAG; encoded by the coding sequence ATGATCCATCTGGACACCAGTTTCCTCATTGGTGCGCTCGATCAGGGGTCGCCTCAAGACCGCAGCCTGCGCAGGTGGGTCGGGGACGGCGAGACACTGGCCGTGAGCGCCGTCGCCTGGTCGGAATTCCTGTGTGGCCCGTTTACCCGAGCGGACCTGGAGTTGGCGAGGCAGGTGATTGGTATTTACAGGGACTTCACACCGGATCACGCGGCGATAGCCGCTCGCTTGTTCAGTGAGGCCGGAAGGCGACGTGGGTCGTTGCCGGACTGCATGATTGCGGCGTCGGCAATGGCCGACAGCGCACCCATCGCCACCGCGAATGAGGCGGACTTTCGCCGCTTCGAAGACGCCGGGCTGATCCTGGCGGGTTGA
- a CDS encoding glycerate kinase — translation MDERVLLRGLFDTAVAAADPAHVVPPHLPAPPPGRTLVLAAGKAAAAMARAVEQNWPGAIEGIAVTRYGHGVECQRIEVVEAGHPLPDAAGQGAASRFLSAAVRLGPDDLLLFLVSGGASALLVGPQPGLSLPDKQAVNRALLEAGAPIAEMNCLRKHLSAIKGGRLAAAAAPARVVTLAISDVPGDDPAVIGSGPTVPDPTTCAEALAIAGQYQVVLPEIARRALEQGGWETVKPGDPRLVRTGYTIVARPSDALAAAAARARALNLNVMNLGDDLQGEACDLGVMHAGLARQHAPGVLISGGEATVTLDAPGGTGGPNLEYLLSLAVALDGAPNVHAIACDTDGIDGSAAAAGATIGPDTLARARAAGMDARAMLAGHDSYEFFRRLEDLVVTGPTWTNVNDFRALLIG, via the coding sequence ATGGACGAGAGGGTCCTCCTCCGCGGCCTCTTCGACACCGCGGTCGCCGCCGCCGATCCAGCCCATGTCGTGCCGCCGCATCTGCCCGCGCCGCCCCCAGGGCGCACCCTGGTGCTGGCGGCGGGCAAGGCGGCCGCGGCCATGGCTCGGGCCGTCGAGCAGAACTGGCCGGGCGCCATCGAGGGCATCGCGGTCACGCGATACGGTCACGGGGTCGAGTGTCAACGCATCGAGGTGGTCGAAGCGGGCCATCCGTTGCCCGACGCCGCAGGGCAGGGCGCCGCCTCGCGCTTCCTCTCGGCCGCTGTCCGCCTCGGGCCCGACGACCTGCTGCTGTTCCTTGTTTCCGGGGGCGCGTCCGCGCTGCTGGTGGGGCCGCAACCGGGCCTGAGCCTGCCCGACAAGCAAGCCGTCAATCGCGCGCTGTTGGAGGCCGGCGCTCCCATCGCCGAGATGAATTGTCTGCGGAAGCACCTCTCCGCCATCAAGGGCGGACGCCTCGCCGCCGCCGCGGCGCCGGCCCGGGTCGTGACCCTCGCCATCTCGGACGTGCCCGGAGACGACCCGGCGGTCATCGGCTCCGGCCCCACCGTCCCCGACCCCACCACCTGCGCCGAGGCGCTGGCCATAGCCGGCCAGTACCAAGTTGTTCTACCGGAAATTGCGAGAAGAGCTCTGGAGCAGGGTGGATGGGAAACCGTGAAGCCCGGCGACCCCCGTCTCGTCCGGACCGGCTACACTATCGTCGCGCGGCCTTCCGACGCGTTGGCCGCGGCCGCCGCCAGGGCCCGCGCGCTGAATCTCAACGTGATGAATCTGGGAGATGATCTTCAGGGAGAGGCGTGCGACCTCGGAGTTATGCACGCGGGCTTGGCCCGCCAACACGCACCTGGCGTGCTCATCTCCGGCGGCGAAGCCACGGTCACGCTCGACGCCCCGGGTGGCACCGGCGGCCCCAACCTCGAGTACCTGCTGTCCTTGGCCGTGGCCCTCGACGGCGCCCCCAACGTTCACGCCATCGCCTGCGATACCGACGGCATCGACGGTTCCGCGGCCGCCGCCGGCGCCACCATCGGCCCCGACACACTGGCCCGCGCCCGCGCCGCCGGAATGGACGCCCGGGCAATGCTCGCCGGGCACGACAGCTACGAATTCTTCCGAAGACTGGAGGACTTGGTGGTGACGGGCCCGACGTGGACCAACGTTAACGATTTCCGGGCGTTACTGATTGGCTGA
- the selA gene encoding L-seryl-tRNA(Sec) selenium transferase, whose translation MKPETDLLRELPSVDRIMNHPAAAPLLERFSRPFVTATLRGLMDELRQVIRSGGDLPPDRLHDESIITDLEKKLARAARPGMVRVVNASGTILHTNLGRALLSEAAAAAVGLAARHPVNLEFDLGHGKRGQREAGIEALLRELTGAEAAAAVNNNAAAVLLGLNSMAEGKHVIVSRGELIEIGGSFRIPEVMAKSGAILREVGTTNRTHPRDYAEAIDENTGLLLKVHTSNYRVVGFAAEVELKDLVAIGRERGVPVMEDLGSGALVDLGTLGLPREPLVAERVAMGADVVTFSGDKILGGPQAGLVAGTKHWIERMNRNPLKRALRCDKLTLAALEATLRSYVQSPDLLREIPTLRAFSRPLDEIEESGRNALPLLRERLGPDYELELVDCTCQIGSGALPTEEIPSKGIAVRGRGMSPDDVARVFRQADPPVIGRIHDDRFILDLRSAGDPMSLVPNLQQPHEQGGPPRRIRGATGGRREPKSTRHG comes from the coding sequence ATGAAACCGGAAACCGATCTGCTGCGTGAGCTGCCCTCCGTGGACCGCATCATGAATCACCCCGCCGCGGCACCGTTGCTGGAGCGGTTCAGCCGGCCGTTCGTGACGGCGACCCTGCGCGGCCTCATGGATGAATTGAGGCAGGTCATACGCTCCGGCGGCGACCTTCCGCCCGACCGGTTGCACGACGAATCTATCATAACCGACCTGGAAAAGAAGCTGGCCCGGGCGGCGCGCCCCGGCATGGTGCGGGTGGTGAACGCCTCGGGCACCATCCTGCACACGAACCTGGGCCGGGCTCTGCTCTCGGAGGCCGCGGCCGCGGCGGTGGGCCTCGCCGCGCGCCACCCCGTGAACCTGGAGTTCGACCTCGGACACGGCAAACGAGGCCAGCGCGAGGCGGGCATCGAGGCACTGCTGCGGGAGCTGACCGGGGCCGAGGCCGCGGCGGCGGTGAACAACAACGCGGCGGCGGTGCTGCTGGGGCTCAACTCCATGGCCGAGGGCAAGCACGTCATCGTCTCGCGGGGCGAGTTGATCGAGATCGGCGGCTCCTTTCGCATCCCGGAGGTCATGGCCAAGAGCGGCGCCATCCTGCGGGAAGTGGGCACCACCAACCGCACCCACCCGCGGGACTACGCCGAAGCCATCGACGAGAACACCGGGCTGCTGCTCAAGGTGCACACCAGCAACTACCGGGTGGTGGGTTTCGCCGCGGAGGTGGAGTTGAAGGACCTCGTGGCCATCGGCCGGGAGCGCGGGGTGCCGGTGATGGAGGACCTGGGGAGCGGCGCGCTGGTGGACCTCGGCACGCTGGGGCTGCCGCGGGAACCGCTGGTGGCGGAGCGCGTCGCCATGGGCGCGGACGTGGTCACCTTCAGCGGCGACAAAATCCTCGGCGGACCCCAGGCGGGGCTCGTGGCCGGCACGAAGCACTGGATCGAGCGCATGAACCGGAACCCGCTCAAGCGTGCGCTGCGCTGCGACAAGCTCACCCTGGCGGCGCTGGAGGCGACCCTCCGGAGCTACGTCCAGTCCCCCGACCTGCTCCGGGAGATCCCCACCCTGCGCGCCTTCAGCCGCCCGCTGGACGAGATCGAGGAAAGCGGCCGGAACGCGCTGCCGCTCTTGCGGGAGCGCCTGGGACCGGACTACGAACTGGAGCTCGTGGACTGCACCTGCCAGATCGGCAGCGGCGCCCTCCCCACCGAGGAGATCCCGAGCAAGGGCATCGCCGTGCGCGGCCGCGGCATGAGCCCCGACGACGTGGCGCGCGTCTTCCGGCAGGCCGACCCGCCCGTCATCGGCCGCATTCACGACGACCGCTTCATCCTCGACCTGAGGAGCGCCGGCGACCCCATGTCATTGGTTCCCAACCTCCAACAACCGCATGAACAGGGAGGACCTCCGCGCCGGATTCGCGGCGCCACCGGCGGCCGGCGAGAGCCCAAAAGCACCCGCCATGGTTGA